The Methanosarcina barkeri MS DNA window CCCCAAATGTCAATTTAGATACTTCCAGGTACAGGAAAGCAGATAATTTTATCCTCGTTCCTTTCGATTCGGTAAGTGCAATTAAAGACTATATAATAATAGACAAGATGAAAGCAAAGATAAACTAAATAGGAGGAAAGGAACAAAAATTCCTTTCCTTTGGGATATTAAATTTGTTTTCTTATTTTTCTTTTAACAGAGGAACTCTTCTTTTAGTTCCGCCTGTTTTCATTAAAACTTGCTTTCATTGAAGCTTGTTTTCTTTAAAATCTGCTTTTTTAAAGGGAATTTTATTTTAATCTCAAGTTTTCGACCCTAAAGTGTTTTTCTAATCACAGTTTTAACCACAATTTTATTTTCAGCAAAGAAATAAATGGAAAAATTTGGGTTGACCAAGAAGCATGGATACCTCTAAAATACGACACATATGATAAGAATGACAATCTCACAATGACTATACAGATTCAATAT harbors:
- a CDS encoding PRC-barrel domain-containing protein, producing the protein MSKEFAKNLFNKQVMATDGTEIGILNNVVVEIKGGNIIDMVVAPNVNLDTSRYRKADNFILVPFDSVSAIKDYIIIDKMKAKIN